Part of the Dreissena polymorpha isolate Duluth1 chromosome 12, UMN_Dpol_1.0, whole genome shotgun sequence genome, ccgtatcgaaagtcaaccagtcataaaatatttatgtcacgctataaatcaaagaaagctcattttcttgaatacatttctatatatattggtgaatgaaaataaattactgcatcggggaatattttaaggttcaaatgtttcaaatgcatagagatcttacaatagatgaaaataactctcataagtctgaaattcacaattttgacgccattgtcgctttgtcatgtgacgagttttcatttggatactttcggatcgaccttgacattttttgctgaaattgtaaacattactttcgttttctgaaatctattatttgtgattaacaactggtggattataagactgatttcagtgtgaatcaggtagtttaaaataatacatgtatttaccttgagtttgtatttacactacaatttgtttacaaaacatgccagaataatctaaaataccgggaaatgtcattctgaatttgaaaacacttgtgcacatggtatgttactaaaaatagaaataacgtcatatgaccgtgaaatcgcatttcaagaaagtctgtcacatcgctgtttttctcgaaatgtaagagcagaatagataaaattgaaatgtttaagatagtattttgtgaaagaataaatcagtttaatgtgaaaaatgtcaatctttccgatcaagtggttgttttgggccaataactgcatttaaatgtcaacttttcgggaatttctggttgactttcctaatggggttggtccataactataaagtcgcgcctgtcaaaaaccataaaaagcgacatttaaagttatggtagccagaactacccCTTCCTCAGTATTGTGGATATTTCCCCCTAAAATTGAAGGCTGGGTATTTTCCCCACATAAAAAATACTGTAAAAGCATTGCTTGTATTTAAGTGACTGTTACAGTGACCgaagaatgtaaataaaatatttttacagaaaaaatcaaatttatactTGTTAGGAATCAATTAAGTACCTAAAACAACATAACACATGTGGGATATCAATAACATATATTGCTTCAATTGGTTGACTGGCTGTACTAGAGGGATATTCACTTGAATCTAGAAAccatcttcatatatcagataaatgatttaaaggacaatcatatttaacttaactttattggaCAATTGCCTTATTATGACGAAAATCCTTCAATATTTACTGCCGAAGAAACAAATCCAACACCACTGTCCgctattgttgtttattttttcgcCTGGTAGATacgcggtaaataggttaaacagcacCAATATGTAATTGAACATGAATAATCAAAGCTCTGACATACTATTGAAAGTTACAATGAATcatgtatataacaatttaaatacatggaatttaagacataaaataaataaatagcacAGTAATGTTGAAGCACTTTCGTATTTTTTCGTTACTACAATTAATTGAACTATAAAAATTCAAATTTTGTTAAAGTCCGAGTTTTACaacatttaattaccaaaaatTGGTTCCAACCAGGCTGTAGCGagagatgttttctgtcagattttacaagtaggtcacgcaggtttgtttaaaaacaatgtcccgagggcgctaatgaaatatAGCGATTCAACCCGACCCGTGAGttaaccgggtttgagtatatatataaaagactaagtttaaaaagaacaatgcatttatcagttttaagaaaaacaaatcaataaTCGGTATTACGAAAATTTTAGTGACACCTTATAATTTCTCAGTCGCGAAATTATACAGAGGTTTCGCTGCCTATCGCCATTGTAGCAACTTGCGCCAAATTTTCAAAAGTGGCGAAGAATTTTTCAGAGTGGCAAATTTCTGACCTTATAATTGTAGTCTGTGCTAATCTTTATGGCACAAAATCATCAGAATGCGTTCAAACAAGCCCGATGGTCACTGATTGTTATCAGGTTGCTGATTGCCCCTATGTTCCAGATGAGAGTGACATCCAGTGAGAgattatttttaatgtaataGCATCTGTTTCACACTTGGTTGGGCACACTCTGTTGAAATCAAAtcagcattatttgtttttaatctgaagtcttttgaataaatttattgcaaaatagtgatttttaattcaaaataactgTGATCATttacaatttaaacatatttttgaattGGCAAATGTGGCTTCATTGTTCACATTTTATAGAAATATCAAAGCGTTCATCATAATCAACCAGGACAGGTAGTACACACATGCGCCTGTGATCATTTTAAGTGACATACTTGTGGCCATTATGTTACATTTCGTATGCTTGATTTTACTGCAAGTAATGGCTGCCAGCATTAAGTTTTGTCGCTCCCTCAAAGCTTGTGTTCTCATTTTCCAaaatcaattttccaaaacaTTGGTGCTTAGCCTTTAGGCATGCTTTATTTGGGTTAACAAATAATTGACAGCCGACTGTGAATCTTTCAAAATGTTCTCTGATGTCAATATCtctttgatatttagaataagcTGTTTGTATTTGACCACTTCGCGCTAGTAAACACTCATGAGACCCCTGTACATGTAAAATAAAGAATGAAATGCATTTTCATATGTTAAGCTTtgaccaaacaaaaaacaaaatctCTGATACCGGTTTAACTTTATAGCTGATGATGACGATGTTAAATGTCCCTTATAAATATACCGTAAGTGAAAGGTACAGCTTAAcactattttaaaacattacatatgTATCTAAAAAACCTTCATGTTTATTTGGTTACTTTATTAGTTTAACACTATGTGGTAAGAGAGTTATTATATAGAAAAAAgtgttattaaaaacaaaattaacaaaagaaatgttaatttattgtatATGAATGTtatctatttaataaaaaaaagttatcttCTTTAagaacattaaagggatcttttcacgctttggtaaattgacaaaattgaaaaaagttgtttcagattcgtaagttttcgttttagttatgatatttgtgaggaaacagtaatactgaacattaaccatgctctaatatagccattatatgcatcttttgacgattttaaaacctaaaaattataaagcgttgcaacgcgaaacgattgaataatttgttgagttctgtttttgtcgttaaattttgtgaaactacgaatattgcttatataacgtataaaatacgtcaacgatgtgtactcggcggaatagctcagtaggctaaagcgtttttacttcaggactctggcaggactccaggggtcactggttcgaaacctgctccgggcaatgttcttttccttttttattttttttcttgattttttactggagcttttacgatccaatgtttacatttatcaatataaagcatttaatgaataagttaaaaaaatgccaaaatctgtgaaaaggcccctttaattatataGTGGGAGATATTCTCTTAAAATGCAGCCCAATTTAAGTAACATTTAGAATATAACCATGCTAGACAAACAGCATGTCCATTTCAATCCTTTCGTTAAGTTTGTAATATGATAAAAAGCAATTTACAGACATAATCAAAATTATGTACAACTACCTGGATAATCCACTCACATGTATACCAGTGCTTTCTACAGGAAGTTTTTCAGACGCCCCGAGGCTATTAGGGAGGGCTTTCCCCTCCATacgtttttgttttacttttgtagAATCAAATGATGTTATTTGTTAGGTAATTGATAACAGTACTGCGGTATATGTTACACCCTTTTCTGCATTGATACGTATAATTATGATTCAATCGCTTCCCCAATACATCATATCAACATGATTCTATCTATTACTGCACACTTACTACTTTTCCTGTCACTATTTGTCGCACAATAATCATGTATATTCCATTCTAAAAatcaaattctggtaaatatcgGGCCGTAAATATCAACGATTAAAGTGCTccagaatttcataaacacaatttgattgcaattttttaaaagtatcaaagttgaatgattttactgcaggtatGAACTGCCTACAAGTGCTGTTGCTCATTCCAAGGGTAGGTTCTTATTGGCCAAAATTGATTTTCCAAAAAGAGTTACATGTCAGTTGATGATGTCATTGACAAAGAATCGTTAATCGGCTCTACACATTTTCGGATAAGCGATATAATTAAGAATGGCAAGTTGCAGTTACTGAACGAATACACTGACCTAAAAAATTTCAAGTGCCAGCAACCTCTAATTTCATCATTCAAGGGCCCCTGCGAGGGCCTGTGGAAAGAACATTTAATTTATGTAATGTAGACAATAGGCTGAGAAAAACAGACTGAATAGTGAAAAATTTactgcatgtgtatgtatttcAGCCTGAAGCAATACAACCATGGAAGGAGGTCCATCTATCAGTGACTATTTGTGTTCAATAAGAAAAAGAAGGTCATGCAACAAGATATCAGATTCTTATTCTGCCATTCAAGATGGTGCAAGAAAATCCGCTCGAAGTGGCTCTAGTTACAAACAATGTTTGATTGTGGATAACAGTGATGTCAACTGTGTGGAGGAAAAGGATGTTGGTCATGAAACTATGAAAAAGGATGGCACATCTCACAGTTTGTATGCAGCATTGAATTCTATTATAGACTCCCCCCAAAAAACATGGTCAGGCAACAAGAGATCTCATTCTGATTCTGCCATGGAAGACGGAGCGCTAAAGTTAGCTACAAGTGACTCAAGTAACAAACATAAAACtatgatacattttaataaaaaattgaaagatTCTTTGAAATCCACCGATACCTGCCTTGAATCTTCAGCTGAAGTTTGTGAACATTTTACACGTTCAAAATCCAGAAGACAAGGTAGAGTTAATACTAATGATAGATTAAGTGATGTGTTAGACTTAAATATGAACACCACTTATGCAAAAAGTCCAGGTCAGACAAAGAAACATTCCGATATTGAACATGCGATTCATATAGAAGAGATATTGTCAGAAATAAGGAAAATAAGATCTCCCCGAAAAACAGAAAACTGTGACAACACTGAAATAGCCAGCTTTGAGCATACATGTACTAGTCTTCCCAAAAGTGTAGATGGTAATTTGGAATTAGAAACCATTGAAAACACAATCAATAAATCCGAACATAATAGCCTTTTTCATGGAGAAGCTTGCAGGTATTACACAAATCGTCTTGAAAATCTTAACATAGAAATGGTTGAATCAGATTTAAacagcattttgaatgaaaaggCAAATGTAAATGCTTCTACGTTGGAGGCTGAGAACAGAGATTTGGAATCTGAAGGCGGCTGTGTGCATGATTCAGTTGAACTGCATCAGATTTCGGGGACAGATCCTCCCATGTCTGATCTCTCAGGCTCTGACAGCGATAATGACAGTCTGCCAGATTTGACTTACTTCCTTTCACCAAGAAAGAATTGTAAGTACtgtttgaaatataaatttaatgattaattaaaattataaagcacttattatacattatttttgaGATGTTATTAGAAACAAACACATATTCTTTTTTTCGGCGGCTTGGCCACAACATACTTATTAGTTTACTTATTATGTATCTTTTCTAAAGCCATACCTGTTCCAACAACAactccctgtgaccttgaacaaTCAGTGACCCCTGTTGACACACCCTTGGAATGTTTGGATTCCAAAGAGAGTAATACCATTACCTGTGACCCAGAAGTCGATGACGTAAAGCCCAGTCTGTGCATGGCAAAGACGGGGCAAAAGAGAAAGAAACGTCCCAAAGATGAACTGTCAAAGAAGGGAAAAGAAAGGTAAGAAATGCATATGTGCATAAACATTTTCCCACAACTTTTTACCTGATCTGAGCATGAATTTGGTGAGCAAAAGGTATTTTCACGGCGCCATCTCTTGTCTGTAACTATCCACGCAAGGTGGACTGCTGTTGAGATAGTGTCTAAAAATGTACTCATTACATTTTTGTTATTGTAGAAACCTCAACTGTCATTGTTTTCTTACAACCTTCACAATTAAGCCTGCACAACACGCAATAAAATTTCACAGGGTTTGCATAAATATTTTCCCAGTTCTTCCATGATTGCAGTTATGCACATACACAAACTCCATAATTGCTCCAGACTTCTTATATCCAACAATTGTAAGAGAAGCTTTAAAACTTAGTTAAAGCCACGATTTTAGTAATAATACAAGGACcttgcaaaataaatataaatgtgtattaaggaaaatttaaatttaaacatatacatgttcCTATTGCTATCTCATATATTTAACCAAAAAATATTACACTTTGTGCATTTACACACTGTGTGTAAAATAGTTCAGTTTAGAAAGCTTGTGCATTTGATGACATTGACaaatgttggtgttttttttttcagacaacGGCGGATAAGAGAAAAAAATGATGTTGTTGTACGGTTTCTCACCTCGGCAGAAATGAAGGTATGAACACTAAGTATCATGATAATATAGCATTTTGGATCGCTTTACTCCAGAATctattttgtctgtctgtctgtttgtgtgtTAGGAAATAAACAAATTGCAGCGCTGTGTGGCTGCAGATTGATAAATTAAGCGTTGTAATTGATTAGAGGTTTAATGACAGAGGAACCTTTGGGctttatatttgtgatttatcTATCatgtttattgcaatgtgcaCATCATTCATTAGGTGCTAAAAAAAGGTGTCAGTGTTTTATGTTCTTTATGAGCATAGTTTTACATGACTGTTGTTGAAGTGAAGATCAAGGTATTAGATtttgtagctccttaccagactatGGAAATGCTATATTGTGCTGCAtttggcataagaccaatttttttGCAAGATGGGACTCACTTGACCaaatatgaatacaattaattatgtttatatacgTTTTAAATGTagaaaatagtattattatttaaattgaataattaaattttatgaatacACTTTAACTACAAGATACATACTAACTAATGACTAACTAACTACTCTTCTGGACTCCATTTAAAGCATGATTATGATTATAAGGGGAGATAGTTATTATGTACACTGACAAAAATACCacttcaattttttttcctagCACAATCATTTAGAGAAATAACCGCATCAATTGTATTATTGTCCTTCTATTTGCCAAAACCTATCCAGAAGTTAGGGATGC contains:
- the LOC127852870 gene encoding uncharacterized protein LOC127852870, producing the protein MEGGPSISDYLCSIRKRRSCNKISDSYSAIQDGARKSARSGSSYKQCLIVDNSDVNCVEEKDVGHETMKKDGTSHSLYAALNSIIDSPQKTWSGNKRSHSDSAMEDGALKLATSDSSNKHKTMIHFNKKLKDSLKSTDTCLESSAEVCEHFTRSKSRRQGRVNTNDRLSDVLDLNMNTTYAKSPGQTKKHSDIEHAIHIEEILSEIRKIRSPRKTENCDNTEIASFEHTCTSLPKSVDGNLELETIENTINKSEHNSLFHGEACRYYTNRLENLNIEMVESDLNSILNEKANVNASTLEAENRDLESEGGCVHDSVELHQISGTDPPMSDLSGSDSDNDSLPDLTYFLSPRKNSIPVPTTTPCDLEQSVTPVDTPLECLDSKESNTITCDPEVDDVKPSLCMAKTGQKRKKRPKDELSKKGKERQRRIREKNDVVVRFLTSAEMKRHLTKILSSKEPSTMHDEYKKATPRERSVMQQRGFGPLDDEDQIETVLNTYVDWVRKMGLEPVNYVNYFFAVWIPEAIVYYFRKQKRYSRPKALEMFYKGYRRTKEERQVLMASLRKTR